In one Thermosipho ferrireducens genomic region, the following are encoded:
- the aspC gene encoding aspartate aminotransferase encodes MDIIDSIPTSKTLEINAIAKKLKSQGKDIINLTTGEPDFPTPEPIKEKAKEALKNNFTKYTDSKGIYELREAISTMLKGKGIYFSNDEIVVTNGGKQAIFNSIMSILDKGDEIILFSPLWVSYIPMVMLVGAEPVIVETKFENDFLPTKEDIISKLTDKTKVILINSPNNPTGSVYSKEILEEIAEIANKNNIFVIADEVYDSLVYDGSFTSLYGMVNEDLLIYVNAFSKAYSMTGWRIGFVATKNEVVYRRIAKLQSHTTSSTNSISQYAAIEATVTDNSKMVEEFRKRRNFAVEKAKEIGLDFVNPKGAFYLFFKSPVEDDEAFCKELLEKKLVALVPGSAFNANGFVRLSFANSIEILSEGFKRIGEFLKENINP; translated from the coding sequence GTGGATATTATTGATTCCATCCCAACATCCAAGACATTAGAAATAAATGCGATTGCTAAGAAATTAAAGTCTCAGGGAAAAGATATAATAAATTTAACAACAGGCGAACCGGATTTCCCTACACCAGAACCAATTAAGGAAAAAGCAAAAGAAGCTCTTAAAAACAATTTTACAAAATATACAGATAGTAAAGGAATATATGAATTAAGAGAAGCGATTTCTACAATGCTTAAAGGTAAAGGTATTTATTTTTCTAATGATGAGATTGTTGTTACAAATGGAGGAAAACAGGCTATTTTTAATTCTATTATGTCTATTCTGGATAAAGGTGACGAAATTATTCTCTTTTCCCCGCTGTGGGTTAGTTATATTCCAATGGTTATGCTTGTTGGTGCAGAACCTGTGATTGTTGAGACAAAATTTGAAAATGATTTTCTTCCTACAAAAGAAGATATAATATCGAAACTTACAGATAAAACTAAGGTTATACTTATAAACTCACCAAATAATCCTACAGGATCAGTTTATTCAAAAGAGATTTTAGAAGAGATAGCAGAAATTGCCAATAAAAATAATATTTTTGTTATAGCAGACGAGGTTTATGATTCACTTGTGTACGATGGAAGTTTTACTTCACTTTACGGTATGGTGAATGAGGATTTGTTAATATATGTGAATGCGTTTTCAAAAGCATATTCAATGACTGGCTGGCGAATAGGCTTTGTTGCGACTAAAAATGAGGTTGTATATAGAAGAATTGCAAAACTTCAAAGTCATACAACATCTTCGACAAATTCGATATCACAATATGCTGCTATAGAAGCTACAGTTACAGACAATTCAAAAATGGTTGAGGAATTTCGAAAAAGAAGAAATTTTGCTGTAGAAAAAGCAAAAGAAATAGGTTTAGATTTTGTGAACCCAAAAGGTGCGTTTTATCTTTTCTTTAAATCTCCTGTTGAAGATGATGAAGCTTTTTGTAAGGAACTTCTTGAAAAGAAGCTTGTGGCTCTTGTACCTGGCAGTGCTTTTAATGCAAATGGATTTGTCAGATTATCTTTTGCAAATTCAATTGAAATTCTTTCTGAAGGTTTTAAAAGGATAGGTGAATTTTTAAAAGAGAATATAAATCCTTGA
- a CDS encoding polysaccharide deacetylase family protein, with protein sequence MRRIIFFLLLIILSFTSFSNIVIFIYHRFDDERYPTTNTWISELELHIKMVKRLGYKVWTLKDLEDYIYGRKEKENAVIFTIDDGYVTVYTKAFPVFKKYDVPFSVFLYFKGVGNSSEYLTWDMIREMKEWGVEFGNHSYSHEKFPSFYEKLGRKKFIEFFEKDLQQGEEIWEKHMGTRLKYYAYPYGYYNKDMINILKKHGYVLAFMQLSGPYTKEISPYEIPREALLEDWATEEHVRYILSREALIVEGTPYYWKDGKFYVKARIVYPEYIKNQVVYIREKGIVSSKKAGDNIVAGPFVINNEYNSLMISVRGKDNKEYVRYFLIRKQSY encoded by the coding sequence ATGAGACGTATAATCTTTTTTTTGTTGTTAATAATCTTATCATTTACATCATTTTCTAACATTGTGATTTTTATTTATCATAGATTTGATGATGAGAGATATCCCACGACTAATACATGGATTTCTGAGCTTGAGCTTCACATAAAAATGGTTAAGAGGCTTGGATATAAAGTCTGGACACTCAAAGATTTAGAGGATTATATTTACGGTCGTAAAGAAAAAGAAAATGCTGTAATTTTTACAATTGATGATGGATATGTTACGGTTTATACGAAAGCTTTCCCTGTGTTTAAAAAATATGATGTACCATTTTCTGTTTTTCTTTATTTTAAAGGAGTGGGAAATTCTTCAGAATACCTTACATGGGATATGATACGTGAGATGAAAGAATGGGGAGTAGAATTTGGGAACCATTCCTATTCGCATGAAAAGTTTCCTTCGTTTTATGAAAAACTGGGAAGAAAGAAATTTATAGAATTTTTTGAAAAAGATTTGCAACAAGGTGAAGAAATATGGGAGAAGCATATGGGAACAAGATTAAAATATTACGCATATCCTTATGGTTATTATAACAAAGACATGATTAACATTTTGAAAAAACATGGGTATGTACTTGCTTTTATGCAGCTATCAGGACCATATACGAAAGAAATTTCACCATATGAAATTCCAAGAGAAGCCTTACTTGAAGATTGGGCAACAGAGGAGCATGTAAGATATATATTATCTCGTGAAGCACTGATTGTTGAAGGGACGCCTTATTATTGGAAAGATGGAAAATTTTATGTAAAAGCCCGAATAGTTTATCCAGAATATATAAAAAATCAGGTTGTATATATAAGAGAAAAAGGAATTGTAAGTTCAAAGAAAGCTGGTGATAATATAGTAGCCGGTCCTTTTGTAATTAATAATGAGTATAATAGTTTGATGATTAGTGTTCGAGGAAAAGATAATAAAGAGTATGTAAGATATTTTCTTATAAGAAAGCAAAGTTATTAA
- a CDS encoding MBL fold metallo-hydrolase, translating into MTLKKLNAVKPGLNLIKTSGIFMTNTYIFEYKNRLHVVDPGKGIGDFVKEKVVVLLTHGHFDHILGLSELNIESVFVSLEDRELLQDPIANFSQFFNQPFVYEGKIENIDDYIETIKVPGHTIGSRIIRVNNYVFTGDTVFCNTIGRSDLGGSKKLMEETIRSLNGLFRKWSPDYVILPGHENICTLKELLKVNPFFKGV; encoded by the coding sequence ATGACATTGAAAAAACTGAATGCTGTAAAACCTGGTCTAAATTTAATAAAAACTTCTGGAATATTTATGACAAATACGTATATTTTTGAGTACAAAAACAGGCTGCATGTAGTAGACCCAGGTAAAGGAATAGGGGACTTTGTGAAAGAAAAGGTAGTGGTACTGTTAACTCATGGACATTTTGATCACATTCTCGGTTTATCTGAATTGAACATTGAAAGTGTATTTGTTTCGCTTGAAGATAGGGAACTTTTGCAAGATCCGATAGCAAATTTTTCGCAGTTTTTCAATCAACCATTTGTTTATGAAGGAAAAATTGAGAACATAGATGATTATATTGAAACAATTAAAGTTCCGGGACATACAATTGGATCGAGAATTATCAGAGTTAATAACTACGTATTTACAGGCGATACTGTTTTTTGCAATACTATTGGGCGTAGTGATCTTGGCGGATCAAAAAAATTAATGGAAGAGACTATAAGAAGTTTAAATGGTTTGTTTAGAAAATGGTCGCCGGATTATGTTATATTACCAGGACATGAAAATATTTGTACTTTGAAAGAGTTGCTCAAAGTTAATCCATTTTTTAAAGGAGTTTAA
- the nadD gene encoding nicotinate (nicotinamide) nucleotide adenylyltransferase, producing the protein MAIQFGLPEELLNLENSLIIFGGSFNPPHNGHVMIANLVIELFKGMEFHIVPSATPPHKKVSIEFLKRYEMARIAFSKIKGVKVVDTEYKLGGISYAVNTVNYYKKFFDNIFYLVGEDALASIEKWYKYEELLKKVIMIVYPRYKDESLVERANSVLGELAEKIYMLDLPIIQISSTFIRDRVKKGLSVYGFVPESIIPIVEEVYKKSAR; encoded by the coding sequence ATGGCGATACAGTTTGGATTGCCGGAAGAGCTTTTGAATTTAGAGAATAGTTTAATCATTTTTGGTGGCTCGTTTAATCCACCCCACAACGGACATGTGATGATTGCAAATTTAGTGATAGAACTGTTTAAAGGTATGGAATTTCATATTGTTCCAAGTGCGACTCCACCTCATAAAAAAGTGAGTATAGAATTTTTAAAGCGATATGAGATGGCCCGGATAGCATTTTCAAAAATAAAAGGTGTAAAAGTTGTAGATACCGAATACAAGTTGGGTGGGATAAGTTATGCTGTAAACACAGTTAATTATTATAAAAAGTTTTTTGATAACATTTTTTATCTTGTAGGTGAAGATGCTCTGGCGAGTATAGAAAAATGGTACAAATATGAGGAACTTTTGAAAAAAGTGATAATGATTGTTTATCCTCGTTATAAAGATGAGAGTCTTGTGGAAAGGGCTAATTCAGTACTTGGAGAGCTTGCAGAAAAAATTTATATGCTTGATTTACCAATTATTCAGATTTCGTCCACGTTTATACGTGATCGTGTGAAAAAAGGGCTTAGTGTTTATGGTTTTGTACCAGAAAGTATAATACCAATTGTTGAGGAGGTTTATAAAAAAAGTGCTCGGTGA
- a CDS encoding tRNA dihydrouridine synthase yields MLGEIGLAPMAGVTNWSFRKLCFEYGAQFAFTEMISADSVVRNISINNKYFPRCEEKDKVAVQIFGSDPFIMAQAAKIVEGKGAWIDINAGCPVKKIVKRGAGSALLRDLKRLKQIIYEVKKNVNCKVSVKVRLGWEKNEFEKIYNAVVEAGADAIFVHGRTAKQMYSGKATWELKNEGYIPFYINGDINSLEIAKIAKEISGADGVLIGRGAIGSPWIFSKNQIGLVERLEIILRHIDLLYEEVGERAAVEFRKFVSGYTKNLRNAREFRVSVMKILDVEELKTTFTLYFEKLAA; encoded by the coding sequence GTGCTCGGTGAAATTGGATTAGCTCCTATGGCCGGAGTGACTAATTGGAGTTTTAGAAAGTTGTGTTTTGAATATGGTGCGCAATTTGCATTTACTGAAATGATAAGCGCTGATAGTGTTGTGAGAAATATATCAATTAATAATAAATATTTTCCCAGATGTGAAGAGAAAGATAAAGTGGCTGTCCAGATTTTTGGTTCTGATCCTTTTATTATGGCTCAAGCTGCGAAAATCGTTGAAGGAAAAGGTGCCTGGATAGATATAAATGCTGGATGTCCTGTTAAAAAAATAGTAAAACGAGGGGCGGGTAGTGCTTTATTAAGGGATTTAAAAAGGTTGAAACAAATAATATATGAAGTGAAAAAGAATGTCAATTGCAAGGTGTCTGTAAAGGTTAGACTTGGCTGGGAGAAAAATGAGTTTGAAAAAATATATAATGCGGTGGTGGAAGCAGGTGCTGATGCAATCTTTGTTCATGGAAGAACAGCAAAGCAAATGTACTCAGGGAAGGCAACATGGGAGTTGAAAAACGAAGGTTATATACCATTTTACATAAATGGAGATATTAACTCTCTTGAAATAGCAAAAATAGCAAAGGAAATTTCAGGAGCTGATGGGGTTTTGATAGGAAGAGGAGCGATAGGAAGTCCGTGGATATTTTCTAAGAATCAAATTGGTTTGGTTGAACGCCTGGAAATAATATTGAGGCACATAGATTTACTTTACGAAGAAGTCGGTGAAAGGGCAGCTGTGGAGTTCAGGAAATTTGTTTCTGGATACACTAAGAATCTAAGGAATGCCCGGGAATTTCGTGTAAGTGTTATGAAGATTTTAGATGTTGAAGAGTTAAAAACGACATTTACGTTGTATTTTGAGAAATTAGCAGCATAA
- the obgE gene encoding GTPase ObgE, with the protein MKRADFIDRVKIYVRAGKGGDGAVSFRHEKYVPKGGPDGGDGGNGGYVFLRANPNLSTLLTLAEKRKYIAENGKNGMGKKMHGRNGEDVIIDVPVGTIVIEESTGKIIADMDTPGMVVCVARGGRGGRGNVHFKSSTMQAPRIAEKGAEGEEKNLILELKLLADVGLVGYPNVGKSSFIARVSNAKPKIAEYPFTTLIPNLGVVEVEDTQFVIADIPGLIKGASQGVGLGNLFLRHVERCSVIAHIVDISGYEGRDPIEDYFDIRKELEYFSENLAKKEEIIIANKIDLIDKAIWKERVKLLSDRTGKKVYPTSTITGEGLKEVLYELYNHVKKSKVLVHTKKIVNEHIRRPKPIWKKLPERFPIEIKRDSDGEFIVGGKYVEEWAKRFNLSQRDGFDKFMELLQKNGIDQKLKEAGAKDGDTVWIAGRAFEFRE; encoded by the coding sequence ATGAAAAGAGCGGATTTTATAGATAGGGTTAAAATTTATGTGAGAGCTGGAAAAGGCGGAGACGGAGCTGTAAGTTTTAGACATGAAAAATATGTTCCAAAAGGTGGGCCAGATGGTGGCGATGGCGGAAATGGTGGTTATGTTTTTTTAAGGGCTAATCCAAATCTTTCCACTTTGTTGACTTTAGCAGAGAAAAGAAAGTATATAGCAGAAAATGGAAAAAATGGTATGGGAAAGAAGATGCATGGAAGAAATGGTGAAGATGTGATTATTGATGTTCCAGTTGGTACTATTGTGATAGAGGAAAGTACGGGAAAAATTATAGCAGATATGGACACCCCTGGCATGGTAGTTTGTGTAGCAAGAGGTGGCCGAGGTGGTAGGGGTAACGTTCACTTTAAAAGTTCTACAATGCAAGCCCCAAGAATTGCTGAAAAGGGGGCAGAAGGTGAAGAGAAGAATCTTATATTAGAACTAAAGCTTTTAGCTGATGTAGGACTTGTTGGGTATCCTAATGTTGGTAAAAGTTCTTTTATAGCTCGTGTGAGTAATGCGAAACCGAAAATAGCAGAATATCCGTTTACAACTCTGATACCGAACCTTGGAGTTGTCGAAGTTGAGGATACTCAATTTGTAATAGCTGATATCCCAGGCCTTATAAAGGGGGCCAGTCAGGGAGTTGGACTTGGAAATCTCTTTTTAAGGCATGTGGAAAGGTGTTCTGTTATAGCTCATATTGTGGATATTTCAGGCTATGAAGGTAGAGATCCCATAGAAGATTATTTTGATATAAGAAAAGAGCTGGAATATTTTAGCGAAAATTTAGCGAAAAAAGAAGAAATAATTATAGCCAATAAAATTGATCTTATAGATAAAGCAATATGGAAAGAAAGAGTTAAGTTGCTTTCTGACAGAACCGGGAAAAAGGTATACCCAACAAGTACAATTACTGGAGAAGGGCTCAAGGAAGTACTTTATGAATTGTATAATCATGTGAAAAAAAGTAAAGTTTTGGTGCATACTAAAAAGATTGTAAATGAACATATAAGAAGGCCTAAACCAATCTGGAAAAAGTTACCTGAGCGTTTTCCTATTGAGATAAAAAGAGATTCAGATGGTGAATTTATTGTTGGAGGTAAATATGTGGAAGAATGGGCAAAGAGATTTAACCTTTCTCAAAGAGATGGATTTGATAAGTTTATGGAACTTCTTCAAAAGAATGGTATAGACCAGAAATTAAAAGAGGCTGGTGCAAAAGATGGCGATACAGTTTGGATTGCCGGAAGAGCTTTTGAATTTAGAGAATAG